Proteins encoded together in one Myxococcales bacterium window:
- a CDS encoding DNA translocase FtsK: protein MAFPLLAQRRPDSALPSNNRVPKVLGAGAGALARHREIAALVMWTSAIFLALALASYAGEPSLAPSPNAVPHDPIVGENWVGPVGEACARCLVQLVGLASWSIPLELFLLGIPFVRGKENNLTPARLGGDMLLLVLGAALVQVGWPTAVAFGKHPSAGLVGELFGEVARSLFSTVGSFLVGFSLVGLILIARATFSFIALVHTIAAFFKALFTRTTTGARSVAEAWAAARALERAADEKERAAATPKIKLSRGEEAFVAASLDDDDETFVPPEESVLPPPVKSKRSRARAPRAKDATPAKGDDAEADAAVDEPPPATEKAPAPGLKAEGAQAPRARRGKKAEPREESPLDLPDDLDEGPKFVIDTSSELFAGAASEPETDDLEDDATADDASADDAPESEPALALATPEKRPAAKAPVTNAEAITIVDTSAALAKEKPTKLEKLDRLVPALGAGFRLPPTDMLEAATVDPSLVLDEALLHKNAETLVKTLADYKVSGKVEEILPGPVVTTFEVSPVAGTKVSRVASLADDLALALAKKVRIVAPIPGKNRIGFELPNEKRLPVNLRDLVEDRRFQTLDSPLPVVLGRDIVGTPVYADLASMPHVIVAGATGAGKSVGLNVMLTSLLYRRTPEEMRLLLIDPKVVELAPFDRIPHMLLPVVTDMKQAATALKWAVDEMERRYQLFADAGTKNIGTYNAWVKRVERGEARNPLPKQVIAKDFNGFSDAVAPEEGEEGTQPLPEKLPHLVIVVDEFADLMMQQGKEVEASIARLAQKARAAGMHVILATQRPSVDVITGMIKANFPTRIAFRVAQKIDSRTILDEQGAEHLLGKGDMLVKLNGTNDTRRVQCPFLSEEEVQKIMDFLRLQGEPVYDENILKPRDEEAAAEAEEDAEQDPMYDQAVRLVADTKRCSTSWLQRKLGLGYNRAARIVEMMEKRGLVGPANGSKDREVLFDSI from the coding sequence ATGGCCTTCCCCCTTCTCGCCCAGCGACGCCCCGACTCGGCGCTCCCCTCGAACAACCGCGTGCCCAAGGTCTTGGGCGCCGGCGCGGGGGCCCTCGCTCGTCATCGGGAGATCGCCGCCCTCGTCATGTGGACGTCGGCCATCTTCCTCGCGCTGGCCCTCGCCTCGTACGCGGGTGAGCCGAGCCTCGCGCCGTCCCCGAACGCCGTGCCGCACGATCCGATCGTCGGCGAGAACTGGGTGGGCCCCGTCGGCGAGGCCTGCGCGCGCTGCCTCGTGCAGCTCGTCGGGCTCGCGTCGTGGTCGATCCCGCTCGAGCTCTTCTTGCTGGGCATCCCGTTCGTGCGAGGCAAAGAGAACAACCTCACGCCGGCGCGGCTCGGCGGCGACATGCTGCTGCTCGTGCTCGGCGCGGCCCTCGTCCAGGTGGGGTGGCCCACGGCCGTCGCGTTCGGCAAGCACCCTTCCGCGGGCCTCGTGGGCGAGCTCTTCGGCGAGGTCGCGCGCTCGCTCTTCTCGACCGTGGGCTCGTTCCTCGTCGGCTTCTCGCTCGTGGGCCTCATCTTGATCGCCCGGGCGACCTTCTCGTTCATCGCGCTCGTCCACACGATCGCCGCGTTCTTCAAGGCGCTCTTCACGCGAACGACCACGGGCGCGCGCTCGGTCGCCGAGGCGTGGGCCGCCGCGCGTGCCCTCGAGCGCGCCGCGGACGAGAAGGAGCGCGCCGCCGCCACCCCGAAGATCAAGCTCTCGCGCGGCGAAGAGGCCTTCGTGGCCGCGAGCCTCGACGACGACGACGAGACGTTCGTGCCCCCGGAAGAGTCGGTGCTCCCTCCGCCCGTCAAGTCCAAACGATCGCGCGCTCGCGCGCCCCGCGCCAAGGACGCCACCCCGGCGAAGGGCGACGACGCCGAGGCCGACGCCGCGGTCGACGAGCCACCCCCCGCGACCGAAAAAGCCCCTGCCCCGGGCCTCAAGGCCGAGGGCGCCCAGGCGCCGCGCGCGCGCCGAGGGAAAAAGGCGGAGCCCCGCGAAGAGAGCCCGCTCGACCTTCCCGACGACCTCGACGAGGGCCCGAAGTTCGTCATCGACACGAGCTCCGAGCTCTTCGCGGGGGCGGCCTCCGAGCCCGAGACCGACGACCTCGAAGACGACGCGACCGCGGACGACGCGAGCGCGGACGATGCGCCCGAGAGCGAGCCCGCGCTCGCCCTGGCGACCCCCGAGAAGAGGCCGGCGGCGAAGGCCCCGGTCACGAACGCCGAGGCCATCACGATCGTCGACACGTCGGCCGCGCTCGCCAAAGAGAAGCCCACGAAGCTCGAGAAGCTCGACAGGCTCGTGCCCGCGCTCGGAGCCGGGTTCCGCTTGCCGCCGACCGACATGCTCGAGGCGGCCACGGTCGACCCGAGCCTCGTGCTCGACGAGGCGCTGCTCCACAAGAACGCCGAGACGCTCGTCAAGACACTTGCAGACTACAAGGTCTCCGGCAAGGTCGAGGAGATCCTGCCGGGGCCCGTCGTGACGACGTTCGAGGTGTCGCCCGTGGCCGGCACCAAGGTGTCGCGCGTCGCGTCGCTGGCCGACGATCTCGCGCTCGCCCTCGCCAAGAAGGTGCGCATCGTCGCGCCGATCCCCGGGAAGAACCGCATCGGGTTCGAGCTCCCGAACGAAAAGCGCCTCCCGGTGAACCTCCGCGACCTCGTCGAGGATCGCCGCTTCCAGACGCTCGACTCGCCGCTCCCCGTGGTGCTCGGGCGCGACATCGTCGGCACGCCCGTCTACGCCGACCTCGCCAGCATGCCCCACGTCATCGTCGCGGGCGCGACGGGCGCCGGAAAGAGCGTCGGGCTGAACGTGATGCTCACGTCGCTGCTCTACCGCCGCACCCCCGAGGAGATGCGCCTCCTCCTCATCGACCCGAAGGTCGTCGAGCTCGCGCCGTTCGATCGCATCCCCCACATGCTCTTGCCGGTCGTCACCGACATGAAGCAGGCGGCGACGGCGCTCAAGTGGGCCGTCGACGAGATGGAGCGCCGGTACCAGCTCTTCGCCGACGCGGGCACGAAGAACATCGGGACCTACAACGCGTGGGTGAAGCGCGTCGAGCGGGGCGAGGCGCGAAACCCCTTGCCGAAGCAGGTCATCGCGAAGGACTTCAACGGCTTCTCCGACGCCGTCGCCCCCGAGGAGGGCGAGGAGGGCACGCAGCCCTTGCCCGAGAAGCTCCCCCACCTCGTCATCGTGGTCGACGAGTTCGCCGACCTCATGATGCAGCAGGGCAAAGAGGTGGAGGCCTCGATCGCGCGCCTCGCGCAGAAGGCCCGCGCCGCCGGCATGCACGTCATCTTGGCGACGCAGCGCCCGAGCGTGGACGTCATCACCGGCATGATCAAGGCGAACTTCCCCACGCGCATCGCCTTCCGCGTGGCCCAGAAGATCGACAGCCGCACCATCTTGGACGAGCAGGGCGCCGAGCACCTCCTCGGCAAGGGCGACATGCTCGTGAAGCTGAACGGCACGAACGACACGCGCCGCGTGCAGTGCCCGTTCTTGAGCGAAGAGGAAGTCCAGAAAATCATGGACTTTTTGCGCCTCCAGGGCGAGCCCGTCTACGACGAGAACATCCTGAAGCCGCGCGACGAAGAGGCGGCGGCCGAGGCCGAAGAGGACGCCGAGCAAGACCCGATGTACGACCAGGCCGTGCGCCTCGTCGCCGACACGAAGCGGTGCTCGACCTCGTGGCTCCAGCGCAAGCTCGGGCTCGGCTACAACCGCGCCGCGCGCATCGTCGAGATGATGGAGAAGCGTGGGCTCGTGGGCCCGGCGAACGGCTCGAAGGACCGCGAGGTCTTGTTCGATTCGATCTGA